In the Ictalurus punctatus breed USDA103 chromosome 7, Coco_2.0, whole genome shotgun sequence genome, one interval contains:
- the si:dkey-19b23.10 gene encoding uncharacterized protein si:dkey-19b23.10, which produces MADHSSIHSESPPFSAMYRLQTQGQRSNYNHFQNISVSRINQYEDNSLLNDPADNCASAVTSMNGVGEQINTAYWDMESLISSQPGAFNRTKANSERYEEEWNSGSQQQDAIENYGTTGGNHQKLDSFSEAFYDRSISRIANCVDQVGYNVDPNNSPTIPPLPSLSFPLVLSPPPTPLPQQSLSPPKRGLYPPAVQSLSHTQSQSPSEGSLRFFPSLSCTGSILPGGFTPTHWLPLSTDNSGSADITQHLPQDQGPSAVYPEGVGIHLRQLSATEGDTDCSLETSPCSPLVQHPPQQSAQKHEREHCPVTSDHHMTWSQMMPSSQPFCSPIHHLNTQAEGLRVHEDTKPIAGFQRTTFLCLSSSQNNPLAIYTGLPFHSVLQSGAVGDDREHVTHHYTPLPMLNPTRSGTGLYCNLLPPLNHQKRWSEEAGHRAQQRQVNIGPEFQAEIPDLLEQEQIDLWSEEPLREELLWKPWAELEGNDDLLEQVENLLDFSTSTALPGGVANLELALHSLSLCQGNVLAALEMMFFSNSKPSRDYHYCGSDIWRLNEQKLFHKAFAMYGKDFSFIHKMVQTKGVSQCVEFYYHSKRLREKQRKLKEKEAQLQQQQMAAETLTPTNQVMVMNPNNVDRLIHTPALAPSFPCKQCGKMFYKIKSRNAHMKIHRQQQEDWRERIQPNNHLSLTQALQNQNRTLTNPNQLVTQGHPNQLLTQSLIQNLVQSQAQLTFIQSSKTQSPCFTTAISSTNSTQNPQMAPKAPALPLYRGPQQTWGAIHGSLESGLYYD; this is translated from the exons ATGGCTGATCACAGTTCCATCCATTCTGAGTCTCCACCCTTCTCTGCCATGTACCGCCTTCAGACACAAGGTCAAAGATCAAACTACAACCACTTTCAGAACATTTCTGTGAGCAGAATAAACCAGTATGAAGATAACAGCCTTTTGAATGACCCTGCTGACAACTGTGCCAGTGCTGTAACAAGTATGAACGGAGTTGGTGAGCAGATAAATACTGCATACTGGGACATGGAGTCTTTGATCTCGTCTCAGCCTGGTGCATTCAACAGAACCAAAGCCAACAGCGAACGGTACGAGGAAGAATGGAATTCCGGTTCCCAGCAGCAGGATGCAATAGAAAATTATGGTACAACAGGCGGGAATCATCAGAAACTGGACTCTTTCTCTGAGGCATTTTATGACCGAAGCATTTCTAGAATTGCCAACTGTGTTGATCAGGTTGGATACAATGTTGATCCAAACAACTCTCCCACCATTCCAcctcttccctccctctctttccctctggtTCTGAGTCCTCCTCCTACGCCTCTTCCTCAGCAGTCTCTTTCTCCTCCTAAACGGGGGCTTTATCCCCCTGCTGTACAGTCACTGAGCCACACACAATCACAGTCCCCTTCCGAAGGCTCTTTGCGgttctttccatcactttcttGTACCGGTTCCATTCTTCCCGGAGGTTTCACGCCTACTCACTGGCTCCCACTTTCCACTGACAACAGTGGGAGTGCAGACATAACACAGCACCTTCCTCAAGACCAGGGTCCATCTGCAGTCTACCCAGAGGGGGTGGGGATTCATCTAAGACAGCTGAGTGCGACGGAGGGAGATACAG ACTGTTCTCTAGAGACTTCTCCATGTTCACCTCTGGTGCAGCATCCACCCCAACAATCTGCTCAAAAACATGAGAGAGAGCATTGCCCTGTGACTTCAGATCACCACATGACATGGTCCCAG ATGATGCCATCATCTCAACCTTTTTGCTCCCCAATCCATCATTTGAACACTCAGGCAGAGGGATTGAGGGTGCATGAGGATACAAAGCCAATTGCAGGGTTCCAGCGAACAACTTTTTTATGTTTGTCCAGCTCACAG AACAATCCCTTGGCAATCTACACGGGCCTTCCATTCCACAGTGTGCTCCAGTCAGGAGCAGTGGGCGATGATCGAGAACATGtgactcatcactacactccaCTTCCCATGCTAAATCCCACTCGCAGTGGAACAGGACTGTACTGTAACCTGCTGCCTCCACTGAACCACCAGAAACGGTGGTCAGAGGAAGCAGGACATCGTGCTCAACAGCG GCAAGTGAATATAGGGCCAGAGTTTCAGGCTGAGATACCTGATCTGCTTGAGCAGGAGCAGATAGACTTGTGGTCTGAGGAACCACTTCGGGAGGAGTTACTTTGGAAACCATGGGCAGAATTAGAGGGGAATGATGACCTACTAGAACAGG TGGAGAATCTTCTAGATTTCAGTACTTCTACTGCTCTTCCTGGAGGTGTTGCTAATCTGGAGCTTGCCCTTCATAGCCTGTCCTTATGCCAAGGAAATGTATTG GCTGCTTTGGAGATGATGTTTTTCTCAAACTCAAAACCCTCTAGAGACTACCATTATTGTG GCAGTGACATCTGGCGGTTAAATGAGCAAAAGTTATTCCATAAGGCCTTCGCCATGTATGGAAAAGACTTCTCATTCATTCACAAAATG GTGCAAACAAAGGGGGTGTCACAGTGTGTTGAATTCTACTATCACTCCAAACGGctcagagagaaacagaggaagCTAAAGGAGAAAGAAGCTCAACTGCAACAGCAACAAATGGCTGCAGAAACACTTACTCCAACTAACCAG gtcATGGTGATGAACCCTAATAATGTAGACAGGCTAATTCATACACCTGCACTGGCTCCAAGCTTTCCCTGCAAACAATGCGGAAA GATGTTTTACAAGATCAAAAGCAGAAATGCTCACATGAAGATCCATCGTCAGCAGCAAGAGGACTGGAGGGAGAGAATACAACCAAACAATCACCTTAGCCTGACCCAGGCCCTACAGAACCAAAACCGAACCCTGACCAATCCAAACCAGCTTGTTACGCAAGGTCACCCAAACCAGTTATTAACCCAAAGCCTGATCCAGAACCTGGTGCAGTCTCAGGCTCAGCTCACTTTTATCCAGAGCAGCAAGACTCAAAGTCCTTGTTTCACTACTGCCATCAGCAgtacaaactccacacaaaaCCCACAGATGGCTCCCAAAGCCCCAGCTCTACCACTTTACAGGGGCCCCCAACAGACATGGGGTGCCATTCATGGTAGCTTGGAGTCTGGTCTGTATTACGACTAA